The Methylocella silvestris BL2 DNA segment CACGAAGCCGTTGGTTTCGAGCCACAGGGTCAACGCGTTGAGATCGACGACATTGCCGGGCGCAGCCGAAAAGGTGTCGGCCGCCATCTGCCGCACCGGCGGCACGCGCTGGATCAGCGCCTTGATCGTCGTCGAGAGAATCCGCGGGCGGTCGGCGCTGGACCGCGAGCGGGCCAGCCGCGACAGAACGATCATCCGCCGCGCCGTCACCGAGGCGTTGGGCGAGACCCGGTCATAGGGCTGGCAATCCCAGCCGGGAAAATCGAGAAGCTCGATGTCGGGGGCGGCGAAGGCGAAGGCTTCCGCAAAGGAGGCCGCCCGCTGGCTGTCGCGCGCGACATGCACCAGCGCCAAGGCGCGCTCCTCGGACTCGCGCGCCAGAGCGCGGGTCAGATCGGCGACGCAAAAGGCGTCAAAGCCGTCGGCGAGCGAGGAGAGGGTCAGCGAGCCGCCTTTTGACAGCTCGGCGATCGCGCGTTTGAGGTCAGCCACGAGATGATCGATTCGAAAGTTTTTTCGCGTCAATGGCGAAGGGGTTTACGTCCGCGCCGGGAAAAAGCCGCCGTGAAAGGCGACGATGCGGCGAAACAGCGGCGTGTCGAATTCCACCGGCGTCGGCGTCTCGCCCGTCGCCCAGGCGAAGACGTCGCGGTCCAGCGCCTCAAGCAGCGCGTCGAAATCGTCAAGCTCGCTCAAGGAAAGCTTTTCGACCTCGGCGTCGGCGAAACGGCCGAGCAGCAGATCCGTTTCCAGCATGCCGCGATGCCAGGCGCGAAACTTTATGCGCCGGCGCCGCGCGTCAACGCTGATTGTCTCCGCTTCCGGGGCGGCCATGAGCAATCTCCATAGCAATGCACAGGCCGCGCGTCGAAGGCGCGTCCTTGTCCGCCATATAGACTTTGCCGCCGCCCCTGTCAGGTTTTTTGCGCCCCGTTTGGTGATGCCGGAAATTCACTAAAGGGATTGCCTAACTGTTGTTGCGATGATAGTTAGGCATATGCTTAACCAAACGCCGGATCTCGACCGCCTGTTCCACGCCCTTGCCGACCCCGCCCGCCGAGCCATGGTCGAAAGGCTGAGCCGCGGCCCGGCGCCCGTCAGCGAACTGGCGCGCCCTCTGCCCATGTCGCTTCCGTCTGTCATGCAGCATATCGGCGTGCTGGAGGCGGCAGGTCTGGTGCGTTCTGAAAAGTTCGGCCGGGTGCGCACATGCTCGATCGAGGCCGGCGCGCTCAGCCTGGCCGAACAATGGATCAACGCCCGACGGCAGGAGTGGGAATGCCGTCTCGACCGTCTCGGCGAATATCTGAAAACCATGGAAAATGGAGAAGATGACAATGGCCCAGTCGACTGACGCGGACAACGCCGCAACGCTGCGGCAGCCGCCGCCGCTCCTGGTATCGCGCGCCTTCCATGCCCGCCGCGAGACCGTGTTCAAGGCGTGGAGCACGGCCGAGCATGTGAAGAACTGGTTCAGCCCGAAAACCTACAGCGTCGCAGAGGCAAAGGTGGAGATGCGCGTCGGCGGCGCGTTCGAAGTCTGCATGCTTTCGCCGACGGGGGAGCGACATTGGAGCCGGGGCGTCTTCGTAGAAGTGACGCCGCACAGCCGTCTCGTGATCGACATGCACGCCACAGATCTACAGGGACGCCCGCTGTTTCGCGCCTACACCGAGGTCACATTCGCCGACGGTCAAGGCGAGACGCGGATGGACGTGATGCAGACCTACACCTTCATTGATCCGTCGATGGCCGCGCCGATTGTCGCCGGCGCGTCCGAGGGCTGGCGCACGACGCTCGACAAGCTGGAACAGGAAGTGCTGCGCATCTCGGGCGCGGCCGGCGTGCAGACGCGTTCGGTCGTGCACGCCAGTTTCCATATCGAGCGTCGCTACAACGCGCCGGTCGAACGGGTGTGGAAAGCGTTGACCGACGAGGCCGCCAAGC contains these protein-coding regions:
- a CDS encoding succinate dehydrogenase assembly factor 2, with the protein product MAAPEAETISVDARRRRIKFRAWHRGMLETDLLLGRFADAEVEKLSLSELDDFDALLEALDRDVFAWATGETPTPVEFDTPLFRRIVAFHGGFFPART
- a CDS encoding ArsR/SmtB family transcription factor, translated to MLNQTPDLDRLFHALADPARRAMVERLSRGPAPVSELARPLPMSLPSVMQHIGVLEAAGLVRSEKFGRVRTCSIEAGALSLAEQWINARRQEWECRLDRLGEYLKTMENGEDDNGPVD
- a CDS encoding SRPBCC family protein → MAQSTDADNAATLRQPPPLLVSRAFHARRETVFKAWSTAEHVKNWFSPKTYSVAEAKVEMRVGGAFEVCMLSPTGERHWSRGVFVEVTPHSRLVIDMHATDLQGRPLFRAYTEVTFADGQGETRMDVMQTYTFIDPSMAAPIVAGASEGWRTTLDKLEQEVLRISGAAGVQTRSVVHASFHIERRYNAPVERVWKALTDEAAKQKWFGGPPSELDLIERYMDVREGGRERAKGRWQSGVVSTFDAIYHDVVVHERLVYSYVMHLDDKKISVSLATMQLKIEDGGTRLKVTEQGAFLDGYDDAGSREHGAGYLLDRLGASLDD